The following are from one region of the Methylophilus sp. DW102 genome:
- the pqqD gene encoding pyrroloquinoline quinone biosynthesis peptide chaperone PqqD — MENNIQHSDIYAIALHHRFQWEEAQQSYVILFPEGMVKLHGGAGEILKRVDGKTSVGEIVADLKTTFPDAEDIESDIVGMFDLALGKAWLRKIN, encoded by the coding sequence ATGGAAAACAACATTCAACATTCAGATATTTACGCCATTGCCTTGCATCATCGCTTTCAATGGGAAGAGGCACAGCAGAGTTATGTCATTCTGTTTCCTGAAGGCATGGTCAAATTGCATGGCGGCGCAGGCGAAATTCTGAAACGTGTGGATGGCAAGACCAGTGTCGGTGAAATCGTGGCTGATCTGAAGACCACGTTCCCCGACGCGGAAGATATTGAATCCGATATCGTCGGCATGTTTGACCTGGCGTTGGGTAAAGCCTGGCTACGCAAAATCAATTAA
- the pqqC gene encoding pyrroloquinoline-quinone synthase PqqC — translation MNAVSHDNLPWSREEFEAKLREKGQGYHIYHPLHMLMYEGKLSREQLQCWVANRYYYQIMIPQKDAAIMSNCPDKEVRKGWIHRITDHDGYEGSEGGIEAWVKLGEAVGLTREQVTSLELVSPGVRFAVDAYVNFARQRPWQESVCSSLTELFAPHIHQQRISSWPTMYPWVKEEGFIYFKKRLTEARRDVEQGLDITLDYFSVSRDMQLRALDILQFKLDVLWVIADAIMLASTQVKVEDRDYTRQPVIKFR, via the coding sequence ATGAACGCAGTCAGCCACGATAACTTGCCATGGTCCCGCGAGGAGTTTGAAGCCAAACTCCGTGAAAAAGGGCAGGGCTATCATATCTATCACCCACTGCATATGTTGATGTATGAGGGCAAGTTGAGTAGAGAGCAACTACAATGCTGGGTTGCCAATCGCTATTACTACCAGATCATGATCCCGCAAAAAGATGCGGCCATTATGTCTAACTGCCCGGATAAAGAAGTGCGTAAAGGCTGGATTCACCGGATTACGGATCATGATGGCTATGAAGGATCTGAGGGCGGCATAGAGGCTTGGGTCAAACTGGGGGAAGCCGTTGGTTTGACACGTGAACAGGTGACCTCACTCGAACTGGTATCGCCCGGCGTCCGTTTTGCGGTAGATGCTTATGTGAACTTTGCCCGTCAGCGCCCTTGGCAAGAAAGTGTCTGCTCCAGCCTCACCGAATTGTTTGCACCACACATCCACCAGCAACGCATCAGTTCCTGGCCCACCATGTATCCTTGGGTAAAAGAAGAAGGCTTTATTTACTTTAAAAAGCGTTTGACCGAAGCCCGTCGTGACGTTGAGCAGGGCTTGGATATTACGCTGGATTATTTCAGTGTCAGCCGTGACATGCAGTTGCGTGCGCTGGACATTCTGCAATTCAAGCTGGATGTCTTGTGGGTGATTGCAGATGCCATCATGCTGGCCTCTACGCAGGTTAAGGTCGAAGACCGTGACTATACGCGTCAGCCCGTGATTAAATTCAGATAA
- a CDS encoding ATP-grasp domain-containing protein, protein MRLAILSHSARIYSQMARREGFNVLAVDAFADAETRQAAQACVIWPGFDNPGAAHGMADLVVQLDAFAPEAVVFGSGFEANTKAYQALCERYPVYANAAEVVMEVKDPFVLQQTCERSGVASPMVTRQKPVSGTWLYKQIGACGGGHVQIDDCSTTAPSVAFDQAYWQAFQAGQAVGLLFIAQSNACELIGVHALKQRPGRFTYAGASRLHDEKIWAAAQQVLNALLPNLNLIGLNSLDAIWVEGTLHVLEINPRLSASMRLYSQMPLIQAHLASCQQAQGPALSRLTGYASHCIAYAQQAITVGSLDWPEWVEDRPTTHEIAAGQPVCSLYAEAETAREVHAALQDQKTQLEKLWGTYVCKHIEFNIH, encoded by the coding sequence TTGCGGTTGGCCATTTTGTCGCACAGTGCACGCATTTATAGCCAGATGGCACGACGTGAGGGCTTTAACGTGTTGGCTGTGGACGCGTTTGCGGATGCCGAGACGCGACAAGCCGCACAAGCCTGTGTTATCTGGCCAGGGTTTGACAACCCTGGGGCTGCACACGGGATGGCCGACCTGGTTGTGCAACTGGATGCGTTTGCACCAGAGGCCGTTGTGTTCGGTTCAGGATTTGAAGCCAATACAAAAGCGTATCAAGCATTGTGCGAGCGCTATCCGGTGTACGCTAATGCTGCTGAGGTCGTGATGGAGGTGAAGGACCCTTTCGTATTGCAGCAGACTTGTGAGCGCAGCGGCGTAGCATCGCCCATGGTGACAAGGCAAAAGCCGGTTTCTGGCACTTGGCTGTATAAACAGATTGGAGCATGCGGTGGCGGACATGTGCAGATCGACGATTGCTCAACGACAGCACCGTCTGTAGCTTTTGACCAAGCCTATTGGCAAGCTTTTCAAGCGGGCCAGGCTGTTGGTCTGTTGTTTATCGCCCAGTCAAATGCATGCGAGCTGATTGGCGTACATGCGCTCAAACAGCGGCCCGGCAGGTTTACCTATGCTGGCGCGAGCCGCCTGCACGATGAAAAAATATGGGCGGCAGCGCAGCAAGTGTTGAACGCGCTCCTGCCAAACTTAAATTTGATAGGCTTGAATAGCCTGGATGCGATCTGGGTAGAGGGCACTTTACATGTGCTCGAGATCAATCCACGACTCAGTGCCAGCATGCGATTGTATAGCCAGATGCCTCTGATACAAGCACATCTGGCCAGTTGCCAGCAAGCGCAAGGGCCTGCACTTAGTCGACTGACAGGCTACGCCAGCCATTGTATTGCTTATGCCCAACAGGCTATCACGGTCGGTTCACTCGACTGGCCAGAATGGGTAGAAGATCGGCCAACAACCCATGAGATTGCAGCCGGACAACCGGTGTGCAGTCTTTATGCTGAAGCAGAGACCGCGCGCGAGGTGCACGCGGCCTTGCAAGACCAAAAAACACAACTTGAAAAATTATGGGGGACGTATGTCTGCAAGCACATCGAATTCAATATCCACTAA
- the ppsA gene encoding phosphoenolpyruvate synthase, protein MVSHVIPFENLRNTDVPSVGGKNASLGEMISQLSAKGVRVPTGFATTADAYREFLAQGGLNNKINDLLDKLNADDTQELARVGAQIRQWIMEAEFPPVLQAAIADNYAKLIEKSAPGTTFAVRSSATAEDLPDASFAGQQESFLNIHGLDNINHAIKEVFASLYNDRAISYRVHKGFVHADVALSAGVQQMVRSDIGCAGVMFTIDTESGHRDVAFITSSYGLGETVVQGAVNPDEFYVHKPLLAQGKPAIVRRTMGSKLIKMIFSDATQAGKSTHTVEVDPAESNRYSLTDADILELAGYAMTIEQHYGCPMDIEWGKNGLDNKLYILQARPETVKSQEAANNVTETFKLQKHASVPVVAGRAVTQKVGVGPVRIVLDPSEMHEVQPGDVLVADMTDPNWEPVMKRASALVTNRGGRTCHAAIIARELGIPAIVGSVNATDLLRDGEIVTVSCAEGETGFVYHGALDYEVSTQSNSELSKPPCKIMMNVGNPDMAFTFAQTPNDGVGLARLEFVINNMVGIHPKAILNVDAMPAAIQATIKNRARGYASPKQFYIDKVAEGVATIAAAFYPKPVIVRTSDFKSNEYKKLVGGDIYEPDEENPMIGFRGAARYMAEDFKECFAMECQAMKKVRDEMGLSNVELMIPFVRTLEEARAVTEIMAANGLKRGENGLRLIMMCEIPANALLAEQFLEYFDGFSIGSNDLTQLTLGMDRDSGILADGFDERNDAVKVLLKMAINTCNRLGKYVGICGQGPSDHEDFAEWLVAEGIQSVSLNPDTVVATWQRLTKK, encoded by the coding sequence ATGGTAAGTCATGTTATTCCATTTGAGAATCTACGAAACACCGATGTGCCATCCGTGGGCGGCAAGAACGCTTCACTGGGTGAAATGATTTCTCAGCTTTCTGCCAAAGGTGTGCGCGTTCCGACTGGTTTTGCAACGACCGCAGATGCCTACCGTGAATTTTTAGCGCAAGGCGGACTGAACAACAAGATTAACGATTTGCTAGACAAGCTAAATGCTGATGACACGCAAGAACTGGCTCGCGTAGGCGCGCAAATTCGCCAATGGATCATGGAAGCCGAGTTCCCCCCTGTCCTGCAGGCGGCGATCGCTGACAATTATGCCAAATTGATTGAAAAATCAGCGCCAGGGACCACGTTTGCGGTGCGCTCTTCTGCCACCGCTGAAGATTTGCCTGATGCTTCTTTTGCCGGTCAGCAAGAATCCTTCCTCAATATTCATGGCCTGGACAACATCAACCACGCCATCAAGGAAGTGTTTGCTTCTTTATATAACGACCGCGCTATCTCCTACCGTGTACACAAAGGTTTTGTGCACGCCGATGTTGCCTTGTCAGCAGGTGTGCAGCAAATGGTACGTTCAGACATTGGCTGTGCCGGTGTGATGTTTACCATTGATACTGAATCCGGCCACCGTGATGTCGCGTTCATCACCTCGTCTTACGGCTTGGGTGAAACGGTGGTGCAAGGGGCGGTTAACCCGGATGAGTTTTATGTACATAAGCCATTGCTGGCGCAAGGCAAACCAGCCATTGTGCGTCGCACCATGGGCTCAAAACTGATCAAGATGATATTCTCGGATGCGACACAAGCCGGCAAATCCACCCATACCGTGGAAGTTGATCCTGCTGAAAGCAACCGTTACTCCCTGACTGATGCGGACATTCTGGAATTGGCCGGCTATGCCATGACGATTGAACAGCATTATGGCTGTCCAATGGATATTGAATGGGGTAAGAATGGCCTGGATAACAAACTGTACATCCTGCAAGCCCGACCTGAAACAGTGAAATCCCAGGAAGCGGCCAACAACGTCACAGAAACCTTCAAGCTGCAAAAACACGCCTCTGTGCCAGTGGTCGCCGGTCGTGCTGTGACGCAAAAAGTAGGCGTGGGTCCAGTGCGTATCGTGCTGGATCCCTCTGAAATGCATGAAGTACAGCCAGGGGATGTTCTGGTTGCCGACATGACTGACCCGAACTGGGAACCCGTCATGAAGCGCGCCAGCGCCTTGGTGACTAACCGTGGCGGCCGCACTTGCCACGCAGCGATTATTGCACGTGAACTGGGCATTCCAGCGATCGTAGGCTCGGTCAACGCGACTGACCTGTTGCGCGATGGCGAGATTGTGACGGTGTCTTGTGCAGAAGGTGAAACCGGCTTTGTCTATCACGGCGCGCTGGACTATGAAGTGTCTACGCAATCCAATAGCGAGCTGTCCAAACCACCCTGCAAGATCATGATGAACGTTGGCAACCCGGATATGGCGTTTACCTTTGCGCAAACCCCAAATGACGGTGTAGGTCTGGCCCGCCTGGAATTTGTGATTAACAACATGGTTGGCATTCACCCGAAAGCCATCCTGAACGTTGACGCCATGCCGGCAGCCATACAGGCGACGATCAAGAACCGTGCCCGCGGCTATGCCAGCCCCAAACAGTTCTACATCGATAAAGTGGCCGAAGGCGTGGCGACCATTGCCGCCGCCTTCTATCCAAAACCAGTGATTGTACGTACTTCAGACTTCAAGTCTAACGAATACAAAAAACTGGTCGGTGGCGACATTTATGAGCCCGATGAAGAAAACCCAATGATTGGTTTCCGTGGTGCAGCGCGCTACATGGCTGAAGACTTTAAAGAGTGTTTTGCCATGGAATGCCAGGCCATGAAAAAAGTACGTGATGAAATGGGCTTGTCCAATGTTGAGTTGATGATTCCGTTTGTTCGCACGCTGGAAGAAGCGCGTGCCGTGACCGAAATCATGGCAGCCAATGGCCTGAAGCGCGGCGAAAATGGTCTGCGCCTGATCATGATGTGTGAAATCCCGGCCAACGCCTTGCTGGCAGAGCAGTTCCTGGAGTACTTTGATGGCTTCTCCATCGGCTCCAATGACCTGACACAGCTGACATTGGGCATGGACCGTGACTCAGGCATCCTGGCCGATGGGTTTGACGAGCGTAATGATGCAGTGAAAGTGCTGTTGAAGATGGCCATCAATACCTGCAACCGTCTGGGCAAATACGTCGGGATTTGCGGTCAGGGTCCTTCTGACCACGAAGACTTTGCTGAGTGGTTGGTCGCCGAAGGCATCCAATCCGTGTCGCTGAATCCGGACACCGTGGTTGCGACCTGGCAACGTCTGACAAAAAAATAA
- a CDS encoding pyruvate, water dikinase regulatory protein, with translation MNHRSVFIISDGTGITAGALSKLLEHFPNTQFTTTRLPFTDNDERVQAAFEHIQRVAEQDGIRPIVIMSIGNGEHRNHLKQANAYFIDLFHRFIYPLGSELNQEPLTGASIAYSVKGQSYLERMEAINFTLNHDDGMTNSGLDEADVILIGVSRCGKTPTSIYLAMQFGIKAANYPLIPEDFERGALPAALQKNLDKIFGLTIKPERLHSVRNERRPDSFYASMDNCRKEIEIAEGMMRKAGIPWADSTSRSIEELAALILQKIRQR, from the coding sequence ATGAATCACCGTTCTGTATTTATTATTTCTGATGGTACGGGGATTACGGCGGGTGCCTTGAGCAAGCTGCTCGAGCATTTTCCAAACACACAATTCACCACGACCCGCCTGCCTTTCACCGATAACGATGAAAGAGTACAAGCCGCGTTTGAACATATCCAACGAGTGGCTGAGCAGGATGGGATTCGTCCTATCGTGATTATGTCCATCGGTAACGGTGAGCATCGTAATCATTTAAAGCAGGCCAACGCTTACTTTATTGACCTGTTCCATCGCTTTATCTACCCGCTGGGATCCGAGCTTAACCAAGAGCCGCTGACTGGCGCCAGCATTGCGTATAGCGTCAAAGGGCAAAGTTATCTTGAGCGCATGGAGGCGATTAACTTCACGCTCAACCACGACGATGGCATGACTAACTCGGGGCTGGATGAAGCGGATGTGATTCTGATCGGGGTTTCTCGTTGCGGGAAAACACCGACGAGTATTTACCTGGCCATGCAGTTTGGTATCAAGGCGGCCAATTATCCATTGATTCCAGAAGACTTTGAACGCGGTGCCCTGCCCGCGGCTTTACAAAAAAACCTGGACAAAATTTTTGGTCTGACCATCAAACCTGAGCGTCTGCACTCGGTGCGTAACGAGCGCCGTCCAGACAGCTTTTATGCCTCCATGGATAACTGCCGTAAGGAAATCGAAATTGCCGAAGGCATGATGCGTAAGGCTGGCATTCCATGGGCGGACTCGACGAGCCGCTCGATTGAAGAGCTGGCAGCATTGATCCTGCAAAAAATTCGCCAGCGTTAA
- the pqqB gene encoding pyrroloquinoline quinone biosynthesis protein PqqB — protein sequence MHIHVLGAGAGGGFPQWNCNCQNCDGLRKGTIKAKRRTQSSICVSSNGIDWVLFNASPDVLQQIQEFPPLQPGRAIRDSGIQAIILIDAQIDHTTGLFMLREGQVKREIYCTQAVYGDLTSGNQILNILGHYCGVNHHEIPIDASDISHAHSFEIPNVPNLRFTAVALKSAAPPYSPHRNDPHLGDTIGVLIEEITTGKKCWYSPGLAEIEPHLPPLMHQADCIMVDGTFWTNTEMLDMGLMTKTARSIGHNPQSGPGGMIEELDKFGTDKAVRKVLIHINNTNPILREDSAERAILSDHKIEVAYDGMDIIL from the coding sequence ATGCATATACATGTTTTAGGTGCCGGGGCAGGCGGGGGCTTTCCGCAGTGGAATTGTAATTGTCAGAACTGTGATGGTCTGCGTAAAGGCACGATCAAGGCCAAACGCCGTACGCAATCATCCATCTGTGTCTCCAGTAATGGCATCGACTGGGTGTTGTTCAATGCCTCCCCAGATGTATTGCAGCAGATCCAGGAGTTTCCACCGTTGCAACCTGGGCGCGCCATTCGTGACTCAGGCATCCAGGCGATCATTTTGATTGATGCGCAAATTGACCACACGACAGGCTTGTTCATGTTGCGTGAAGGCCAGGTCAAGCGTGAGATTTATTGTACACAGGCCGTCTATGGCGACTTGACCTCTGGCAACCAGATTCTGAATATTCTGGGCCATTATTGCGGCGTGAATCATCATGAAATCCCGATTGATGCCAGTGATATCAGCCATGCGCACAGTTTTGAGATTCCCAACGTACCCAATCTGCGGTTTACTGCCGTGGCCTTAAAGAGCGCAGCGCCACCATATTCGCCACACCGCAATGACCCGCATCTGGGCGATACCATAGGCGTATTGATTGAAGAAATCACCACAGGCAAAAAGTGCTGGTATTCCCCAGGGCTGGCAGAAATTGAGCCGCATTTACCACCACTGATGCACCAGGCGGATTGCATTATGGTCGATGGCACTTTTTGGACCAATACTGAAATGCTGGACATGGGCTTGATGACCAAGACTGCACGTAGCATCGGTCATAATCCCCAGTCTGGCCCAGGCGGCATGATAGAAGAGTTGGACAAGTTTGGTACGGATAAAGCAGTGCGCAAGGTACTGATTCATATCAACAATACCAACCCCATTTTAAGGGAAGATTCCGCCGAACGCGCCATTCTGTCCGATCACAAGATCGAGGTGGCGTATGACGGCATGGACATCATTCTATAG
- a CDS encoding NAD(P)-dependent methylenetetrahydromethanopterin dehydrogenase → MKKTSIMHLFTAAKNASPFDVNMAFDAGYEKIISYTDVTLNEIIPLTQDAIFSRSPSGLKQQALFFGGRDIQVALEMQKQARSAMFKPFECHTFSDPSGAFTTAAAMLAKVDFYLQKSGSGLGKEKVAIFGASGTVGSTAALIAARQGATVLMVAHAEIASMQAYVDKLSTSYDVKLQVVDGSNEAAKMAVLNEASVALCATPAGVRVLEVRHFANSKTLKVVADVNAVPPSGIEGVDTFSNGGMIEGTQVAGFGALAIGQLKYVTQNKLLEQMLQSESPMHIDYHEAYEYACAHVE, encoded by the coding sequence ATGAAGAAAACCAGCATTATGCATTTGTTTACAGCCGCAAAAAATGCGAGTCCATTTGATGTCAATATGGCATTTGATGCAGGCTATGAAAAAATTATTTCTTATACCGACGTCACCCTGAATGAAATCATTCCATTGACTCAGGATGCCATTTTCTCCCGCAGTCCGAGTGGCCTCAAACAACAGGCCTTGTTTTTTGGCGGCCGTGATATTCAAGTCGCGCTTGAAATGCAGAAGCAGGCACGTAGTGCCATGTTCAAACCTTTTGAGTGTCATACTTTTTCTGATCCTTCTGGCGCGTTTACAACCGCGGCAGCCATGTTGGCCAAGGTTGATTTTTACTTGCAAAAGTCCGGCAGCGGCCTGGGCAAGGAAAAAGTCGCCATTTTTGGTGCCAGTGGCACGGTAGGTTCTACCGCGGCATTGATCGCGGCACGCCAGGGCGCAACGGTGCTAATGGTGGCTCATGCCGAAATCGCGAGCATGCAGGCTTATGTGGACAAGTTGTCGACCAGTTACGACGTCAAATTGCAAGTGGTGGATGGTAGCAATGAAGCTGCGAAAATGGCGGTGTTGAACGAAGCCAGCGTGGCATTGTGTGCAACCCCGGCCGGCGTGCGTGTGCTCGAAGTGCGTCATTTCGCCAACTCCAAAACACTGAAGGTGGTTGCAGATGTCAATGCCGTACCGCCGTCTGGCATTGAAGGCGTGGACACCTTCTCGAATGGTGGCATGATTGAAGGCACGCAAGTCGCCGGTTTTGGTGCGCTGGCGATTGGTCAGCTCAAATATGTCACCCAGAATAAATTGCTGGAGCAAATGTTGCAGAGCGAGAGCCCGATGCACATTGATTATCATGAGGCATATGAATATGCCTGTGCGCACGTAGAATAG
- the pqqE gene encoding pyrroloquinoline quinone biosynthesis protein PqqE, with the protein MAQMNNGVASSVTRKQPLWLLAEITYRCPLHCAFCYNPTDYDKHTKNELSTEEWIRALREARKMGAIQLGISGGEPLLRDDIEEIVAEAHKLGYYSNLITSGVGLTEKRIQAFKEGGLDHIQLSMHDITEEINNFITNTKTFELKKKVAAMIKDHGYPMVLNVVIHRYNIGHVNKILEMAEALGADYVELANTQYYGWSLVNRSQLMPTREQLAEAERMTNAFRERVGNKMKVFFVVPDYFADRPKKCMNGWGEVFMIVTANGDVLPCHSARALPGLTFPNVREHGLEWAWNESPAFNKYRGMDWLKEPCRSCDEKEKDLGGCRCQSYLLSGDAEAADPVCTKSPHRHLIDEAIKDSENPLLREQPIIFRNDKNSKKYVEGDKERIEQFHALP; encoded by the coding sequence ATGGCACAAATGAATAACGGTGTAGCATCCAGCGTGACGCGCAAACAGCCTTTATGGTTGCTGGCGGAAATCACCTATCGCTGTCCATTGCATTGCGCCTTCTGTTATAACCCGACCGATTATGACAAACATACCAAAAACGAATTAAGCACCGAGGAGTGGATCAGAGCCTTGCGGGAAGCCAGAAAAATGGGCGCCATACAGCTGGGCATCTCCGGCGGGGAGCCTTTGTTACGCGATGATATTGAAGAAATTGTGGCAGAAGCGCATAAGCTGGGCTACTACAGCAACCTGATTACTTCTGGCGTTGGGCTGACCGAAAAACGTATTCAGGCCTTTAAAGAAGGCGGCCTGGATCATATTCAGTTATCCATGCACGATATCACTGAAGAAATCAACAACTTCATTACAAACACCAAAACCTTCGAACTCAAGAAAAAAGTCGCGGCCATGATCAAAGACCATGGCTATCCCATGGTGTTAAATGTGGTGATTCACCGCTACAACATTGGGCATGTCAACAAGATTCTTGAGATGGCCGAAGCGCTGGGGGCCGATTACGTCGAACTGGCCAATACGCAATATTATGGCTGGAGCCTGGTCAACCGCAGTCAGCTGATGCCGACGCGCGAACAGCTGGCAGAGGCCGAGCGCATGACCAACGCTTTTCGTGAGCGGGTAGGCAACAAGATGAAAGTATTTTTTGTCGTGCCGGATTATTTTGCCGATAGACCTAAAAAATGCATGAACGGCTGGGGCGAGGTGTTTATGATCGTCACCGCCAATGGCGACGTATTGCCTTGCCACTCGGCGCGTGCGCTGCCCGGACTGACCTTCCCGAATGTGCGGGAACATGGGCTGGAGTGGGCCTGGAATGAATCGCCAGCCTTCAACAAATATCGTGGCATGGATTGGCTCAAGGAACCTTGCCGCAGTTGCGATGAAAAAGAAAAAGACCTCGGTGGCTGCCGCTGCCAGTCTTATTTGCTCAGTGGCGATGCTGAGGCGGCTGATCCGGTCTGCACCAAGTCACCGCATCGACATTTAATTGATGAAGCAATCAAGGATTCGGAAAACCCTTTGTTACGTGAGCAACCGATCATTTTCCGTAACGATAAAAATTCCAAGAAATATGTAGAAGGCGACAAAGAGCGTATTGAGCAGTTTCACGCATTGCCTTGA
- the mch gene encoding methenyltetrahydromethanopterin cyclohydrolase, whose translation MSASTSNSISTNEQPSSISVQRYSAPLVAEMVANAAALGCVVSTHETGATIVDAGIQVPGGLEAGRLIAEICMGGLGNVALRHVPQFANWPLSVVVTAKQPVIACLGSQYAGWALSHEKFFSLGSGPARAIAQREEVFKDINYRDQGEQSVLVLETDKVPPAAVIEKVSKDTGLPANKLTFILTPTRSVAGSLQVTARVLEVALHKCHALHFDLSAIVDGYGIAPVPAPSPDFIVGMGRTNDAILFGGFVQLFVNTDDAAAEALATQLPSSASKDYGRPFAEVFKAVNMDFYQIDPMLFSPAKVSVSNMKTGRTFFAGKFNEDLLNQSFGS comes from the coding sequence ATGTCTGCAAGCACATCGAATTCAATATCCACTAATGAGCAACCATCAAGCATTAGCGTTCAACGCTATAGCGCACCGCTCGTTGCTGAGATGGTTGCCAATGCAGCCGCCTTGGGATGTGTGGTATCCACGCACGAGACAGGTGCAACCATCGTCGATGCCGGCATTCAAGTGCCGGGAGGATTGGAAGCCGGTCGCCTGATTGCTGAAATCTGTATGGGCGGACTCGGTAATGTGGCCTTGCGCCATGTGCCGCAATTTGCCAACTGGCCATTAAGCGTGGTGGTCACGGCCAAACAACCGGTGATTGCCTGCCTGGGCAGCCAGTATGCCGGTTGGGCGCTGTCCCATGAGAAATTCTTTTCGCTGGGTAGCGGCCCTGCACGGGCGATTGCACAGCGTGAAGAGGTGTTTAAAGACATCAATTACCGCGACCAGGGCGAACAATCGGTATTGGTGCTTGAAACTGACAAGGTGCCGCCTGCCGCCGTGATTGAAAAAGTATCCAAAGACACCGGGCTTCCGGCGAATAAACTTACCTTTATCCTGACGCCTACACGCAGTGTGGCCGGTTCATTGCAAGTGACTGCGCGCGTGCTCGAAGTAGCCTTGCATAAATGTCACGCCTTGCATTTTGATTTGTCTGCCATTGTGGATGGCTACGGGATTGCGCCGGTGCCTGCACCATCGCCAGACTTTATCGTCGGCATGGGCCGCACCAATGATGCGATTTTGTTTGGTGGCTTTGTGCAGTTGTTTGTGAATACGGACGATGCTGCGGCAGAAGCCCTGGCAACACAATTACCTTCTTCCGCCTCTAAAGACTATGGTCGTCCTTTTGCTGAGGTATTTAAAGCGGTCAATATGGACTTTTACCAGATTGATCCGATGTTATTCTCTCCGGCCAAAGTCAGTGTCAGCAATATGAAAACAGGCCGCACATTCTTTGCTGGAAAGTTTAATGAAGATCTTTTAAATCAATCTTTTGGTAGCTAA
- a CDS encoding multidrug effflux MFS transporter: protein MLLSRASLLVLVLAMLAALAPFAIDTYLPAFHVMAAEFGTDELAIQQSLTLYLLPYAVMTLCHGAISDAIGRITTIKWGLAIFMLASLGCAFAPNVQTLWLFRALQGVSGGAGNTVARAMVRDLFDGPQAQRVMATVQLLFGIAPAVAPILGGVLLGIHWQAIFLFLALYAAVALWMAVRHLPETVTPEKRIAFSVAGIAHTYGQMLKNRLFLCLITCLGLNFSAFFIYVLASPVFLVKHLHLNSQQFGYLFIPTVTGMMLGSWISRYTAGKVAAARLLRWAFAWMVAIAILNVCVQVAASDQLHEAWWLAILPIALFNIGMATAMPVLSIAALDCYPKLRGTAASAQAFMQMLCSTLSSALVVPLVWHSPLTLASAMLAMTGVSALLLFFVRRLKVSA from the coding sequence ATTTTGCTTTCCCGTGCTTCTCTTTTGGTCCTGGTGCTGGCCATGCTCGCTGCTTTAGCCCCGTTTGCAATTGACACTTATCTGCCAGCCTTTCATGTGATGGCCGCTGAATTCGGCACAGATGAGCTGGCGATCCAGCAGAGTTTGACCTTATATCTGCTCCCTTATGCGGTGATGACGCTTTGTCATGGCGCGATTTCAGATGCGATTGGACGCATTACCACGATCAAATGGGGCCTGGCGATTTTTATGCTGGCCAGTCTGGGTTGTGCATTTGCACCAAACGTGCAGACCTTATGGCTGTTCCGCGCGCTACAGGGCGTCAGTGGCGGGGCAGGTAACACGGTGGCACGCGCGATGGTACGCGACCTATTTGACGGGCCGCAAGCGCAACGGGTGATGGCCACGGTACAATTGCTCTTTGGCATTGCGCCTGCGGTGGCTCCCATTCTGGGCGGCGTATTGCTGGGCATCCATTGGCAAGCCATTTTTCTCTTTCTGGCATTATATGCGGCGGTTGCCCTATGGATGGCGGTGCGTCATCTTCCCGAGACCGTTACCCCAGAAAAACGCATTGCTTTTTCAGTGGCTGGTATCGCCCACACCTATGGGCAAATGCTTAAGAACCGGCTGTTTCTATGTTTGATCACTTGCCTCGGTCTGAATTTTTCGGCGTTTTTTATTTATGTGCTGGCCAGCCCGGTGTTTCTGGTCAAACATCTGCATTTAAATAGCCAGCAATTTGGCTACCTGTTTATTCCTACGGTCACCGGAATGATGCTGGGCTCATGGATTTCTCGCTATACAGCGGGCAAGGTCGCTGCGGCCAGGCTGTTACGCTGGGCTTTTGCCTGGATGGTCGCCATTGCAATATTGAATGTCTGCGTGCAAGTGGCGGCAAGTGATCAGCTGCATGAGGCCTGGTGGTTAGCCATTTTGCCTATTGCCTTATTTAATATCGGCATGGCGACGGCCATGCCGGTGCTATCCATTGCCGCGCTGGATTGTTATCCAAAATTACGGGGGACGGCTGCCTCGGCACAGGCATTTATGCAAATGCTCTGTTCTACCTTGAGTTCGGCATTGGTGGTGCCATTGGTATGGCACTCGCCCTTGACACTTGCCTCCGCCATGCTCGCAATGACAGGCGTGAGCGCGTTGTTGCTGTTTTTCGTGCGTAGGTTAAAGGTCAGCGCTTAA